The following coding sequences lie in one Eubacterium ventriosum genomic window:
- a CDS encoding alpha/beta hydrolase, whose translation MINKDITIDIEGNEAKLTLYILDSSPELYYEKRPIIVVCPGGGYSMVSDREAEPIAMKLASMGYHVAVLRYSVSPVRYPIALLQLGKVVSYLYENAEQYNIIKEKIAVMGFSAGGHLAASYSIKWNENWVAEKLGVSSEELRPDRMILCYPVITSGEFAHNGSFECLLGDKYDELKDELSIEKNINKDTPACFVWHTKTDNCVPYENTLMLIDSLKEKNIPVESHIFDKGDHGLSLANKVSMDKNKWGIEESVQVWTDYLEKWLDVWRNE comes from the coding sequence ATGATTAACAAAGATATTACAATAGATATAGAAGGAAATGAAGCAAAATTAACATTATACATTTTGGACAGTTCACCGGAATTATATTATGAAAAAAGACCAATTATTGTTGTTTGTCCCGGCGGAGGTTATTCAATGGTGTCTGACAGAGAGGCAGAGCCAATTGCAATGAAGCTTGCATCAATGGGTTATCACGTGGCAGTTTTAAGATACTCAGTAAGTCCTGTCAGATATCCTATAGCTTTATTACAACTTGGAAAGGTAGTAAGTTACCTGTATGAAAATGCCGAACAGTATAATATTATAAAAGAGAAAATTGCAGTTATGGGCTTTTCAGCAGGTGGTCATTTAGCAGCAAGTTATAGCATTAAGTGGAATGAAAACTGGGTGGCAGAAAAGCTTGGCGTTAGCAGTGAAGAGCTTAGACCGGACAGAATGATTTTATGTTATCCGGTAATTACGTCAGGGGAGTTTGCACATAATGGTTCATTTGAATGCCTTTTAGGAGACAAATATGATGAGCTGAAAGATGAATTGTCAATTGAGAAGAATATTAATAAAGACACGCCAGCTTGTTTTGTATGGCATACAAAGACAGACAATTGCGTACCATATGAAAATACATTAATGTTAATTGATAGCTTAAAGGAAAAGAATATTCCTGTTGAAAGTCATATATTTGATAAAGGGGACCACGGTTTATCATTGGCTAATAAGGTTTCAATGGACAAAAATAAATGGGGTATAGAAGAGTCAGTGCAGGTATGGACTGACTATTTGGAAAAATGGCTGGATGTATGGAGAAATGAATAA